TACAACATGCTATAAAATCATTACAAGATCAAGGTAGCACTCCGACGCATATTTGTTGTATTTACGCTACCGCACCTTTTATTTCAAGTGTAAATCTTGAGCGTGCATTTACATTGCTCAAACAAAAGCAATGTAATTATGTCTATAGTGCGACGCCGTTTTGTTTTCCGATCCAACGGGCAATTAGGATAAATTCAGAGGGTGAAAGTAGCATGTTTAACCCTGAAAATGCGAACACACGCTCCCAAGATTTAGAGCCAGCATATCATGATGCGGGGCAATTTTATTGGGGCCTTTTCGATGCTTTTATACAGGCAAAAAATATATTTTCCGATCATGCTTTTATCTTTAAACTCGCCCCTGAAGAAGTACAAGATATTGATACGTTTGCTGACTGGTCATATGCTGAGATCTTGTATGAAATATTAAATAGGCCTAAATAGTGCAAGTGGTATTTCGCGTTGATGCGAGCCATATAATAGGTAGTGGTCATGTGATGCGATGCATTACGCTGGCGATAAAACTAAGGCAACGATCACCTGTTCAGTGTTTATTTATTTGCCGCGATCATGAGGGGAATATGGCCTCATATATTGAGGCGCAAGGCTTTAATGTTGCTTTATTAGAAAATAATCCGAACGTAAAAAATAATCCTCTTTATTTATCATGGCTTGCAAGTACGCAGGCTGAGGATGCTATGCAAACATTAGCAACGTTAAAAAAACATAATATAAAAAAAATGACGCTGTTAGTGGTAGATCATTATTCATTAGATAGTGTTTGGGAAAGCCAATTTCAAGGGTGTAGCAAACAACTTTTAGTGATCGATGATCTCGCTGACAGGCAACACCAATGCGATATGCTTTTAGATCAAAATATAGTGCCATCATACCTTACGCGTTATCAGCCCTTATTACCCAAACATTGTAAGACATTCCTCGGGCTCAATTACGCCTTATTACGTGAAGACTTTTATCACTACAAAAAAAAAGTAAAAGTGCGGACAGAGCTACAGCGTTTATTTGTTTTTTTTGGTGGTGTAGATAAAGATAATATGACGTTAACATGTTTAAAGGCAATCTCTTCTCAATTACCGTTATTGGACATTGTGCGGGTTATTGTTGGGAGTGCTAACCCTCATAAAAGAGAGATTGAAGATTTTTGTAAAGACTATGAAAATTGTTTTTATGCCGAGCAAGTCTCAAATATGGCTGAGTTGATGCTGAATTCTGATCTGGCAATGGGGGCTGGCGGGACAACCACCGCAGAGCGTATTTTTCTGGGATTACCGTGTTTAGTGTACGCTATTGCAGATAATCAATACTTAATATCAAAGTCTTTAGGCGCGCTGGGTTGGATTGATTTTATGGGTAAGATGCAACGCTTTGAGGCTCATAAACTACAAGATATATTATCTGCATATTTATCGGCTCCCTCCTTAATTGAACGTAAATCAACCCAGCTATTAAGTGCAACGCAAGATCATGTTGAACATTTCATCGCGCAAATACTCAAAGCTGACAACAGCCGTAAGCATTTAATATGATGTGTTTTCCAATGGTTATCAATCAAAACTTAAATTCAAACTTTAATATAAACTTATATCAAAATAATAAGAGCTAGCCTATGCAAACGAAAATAAAAGATAAATTAAATATTCCCGAATTTATTAGCATTGATGGCACAAAGATAGGGGCGCAGTATCCCCCTTATATTATTGCAGAACTATCGGCGAATCATAATGGGGATATTAAGCGCGCGTTTAAAATTTTAGAAATGGCCAAAGAATGTGGTGCCAATGCACTAAAATTACAAACCTATACACCAGACACCATCACCATTGATTGTGCACGTAGTGACTTTTGTATTGAGGATGGATTATGGGCAGGGCGAACGCTCCATGATTTATATAAAGAGGCGCATATGCCGTGGGATTGGCACCAAGCCTTATTTGAGCGCGCCGCACAATTAGGCATTACTATTTTTAGCTCGCCATTTGATTTTAGTGCGGTAGATTTGCTTGAAAAACTTGGCGCGCCAGCTTATAAAATAGCCTCTTTTGAAGCGATAGATTTAGCGTTGATCCGTTATGTGGCTAAAACGGGAAAACCGCTAATAATATCAACGGGCATGGCAGATCAACAAGAGATACAAGAAGCGGTGGATGCTGCGCGCGCCGCTGGCTGCAACGAGCTTATCCTTTTGCATTGTGTGAGTGGATATCCCACACCTGCACGAGATCAAAACTTAAAGACATTAGTAGATATGAGCGCGCGCTATGATGCGTTAATTGGATTATCTGATCATAGTATTGATAATGTTTCAGCTATCACTAGTATCGCTCTAGGTGCTTGTATTATTGAAAAACATGTCACTTTAGATAGAAGTGCAGGCGGCCCGGATGATAGTTTTTCGTTACAAAAAGAGGAGCTAACGGCGCTTTGTAGAGATACTAAAATTGCATGGAGTGCATTGGGCGCAGTAAATTATCAGTGTAAGGATAGTGAAAAGAGCAATAAAATGTTTAGGCGCTCGCTATATGTTGTTAAAGATATCGAAAAAGGGGCTTTATTCACGGCGGATAATGTAAAAAGTATTCGACCCGGTTATGGCATTGGCCCTAAACACATCGATAGTGTGTTAGGTAAAACAGCCAAACTTAAATTATTAAAAGGTACTGCTTTTTCAA
The sequence above is a segment of the Psychromonas sp. CNPT3 genome. Coding sequences within it:
- the pseG gene encoding UDP-2,4-diacetamido-2,4,6-trideoxy-beta-L-altropyranose hydrolase, with amino-acid sequence MVFRVDASHIIGSGHVMRCITLAIKLRQRSPVQCLFICRDHEGNMASYIEAQGFNVALLENNPNVKNNPLYLSWLASTQAEDAMQTLATLKKHNIKKMTLLVVDHYSLDSVWESQFQGCSKQLLVIDDLADRQHQCDMLLDQNIVPSYLTRYQPLLPKHCKTFLGLNYALLREDFYHYKKKVKVRTELQRLFVFFGGVDKDNMTLTCLKAISSQLPLLDIVRVIVGSANPHKREIEDFCKDYENCFYAEQVSNMAELMLNSDLAMGAGGTTTAERIFLGLPCLVYAIADNQYLISKSLGALGWIDFMGKMQRFEAHKLQDILSAYLSAPSLIERKSTQLLSATQDHVEHFIAQILKADNSRKHLI
- the pseF gene encoding pseudaminic acid cytidylyltransferase → MRVAIIPARGGSKRIPRKNIKMFHGKPIIAYSIEAALKANCFERVIVSTDDKEVAQIALAYGAEVPFMRPAEIADDHATTMDVLQHAIKSLQDQGSTPTHICCIYATAPFISSVNLERAFTLLKQKQCNYVYSATPFCFPIQRAIRINSEGESSMFNPENANTRSQDLEPAYHDAGQFYWGLFDAFIQAKNIFSDHAFIFKLAPEEVQDIDTFADWSYAEILYEILNRPK
- the pseI gene encoding pseudaminic acid synthase; its protein translation is MQTKIKDKLNIPEFISIDGTKIGAQYPPYIIAELSANHNGDIKRAFKILEMAKECGANALKLQTYTPDTITIDCARSDFCIEDGLWAGRTLHDLYKEAHMPWDWHQALFERAAQLGITIFSSPFDFSAVDLLEKLGAPAYKIASFEAIDLALIRYVAKTGKPLIISTGMADQQEIQEAVDAARAAGCNELILLHCVSGYPTPARDQNLKTLVDMSARYDALIGLSDHSIDNVSAITSIALGACIIEKHVTLDRSAGGPDDSFSLQKEELTALCRDTKIAWSALGAVNYQCKDSEKSNKMFRRSLYVVKDIEKGALFTADNVKSIRPGYGIGPKHIDSVLGKTAKLKLLKGTAFSMDFIA